A genomic window from Gossypium hirsutum isolate 1008001.06 chromosome D10, Gossypium_hirsutum_v2.1, whole genome shotgun sequence includes:
- the LOC121222041 gene encoding uncharacterized protein codes for MDYKKVTRPIWSFSFPLFRFFFLIYKNSTDCWKDQERKIKSKLNHKYRQKRKITTDEHVAEIKHLKEENEQLKAENRRLKQKILLPRGQLEHQCFSAQVFSYYPYRKGVRLVEFLHNVLNLKTLILDLADGEEVLRPERHHQWNLLILLVKKSDGDSNETNQPLKWNINHFHKQKIEHLTTLCELNFDYCIHLRSFPQGIKSLTTLKNLYILRCPHLEKWCN; via the exons ATGGATTACAAAAAAGTTACACGTCCAATTTGG agtttttcttttcctctcttccgtttctttttcttgatctataaaaattCCACCGATTGTTGGAAAGACCAAGAGaggaaaattaaatcaaaattaaatcacaagTATAGGCAAAAGCGCAAG ATAACAACAGATGAACATGTTGCCGAGATTAAACACTTGAAAGAGGAAAATGAACAGTTAAAGGCTGAGAATAGAAGGTTAAAACAGAAAATACTGCTCCCCCGTGGGCAACTTGAGCATCAATGTTTTTCAGCCCAG GTATTTAGTTACTATCCTTATCGAAAAGGGGTGCGGCTTGTGGAGTTTCTACATAATGTGCTTAATCTAAAGACCCTTATTCTAGATCTG GCTGATGGTGAAGAAGTATTGAG GCCAGAAAGACACCATCAATGGAATCTGTTGATTCTTCTGGTGAAGAAGA GTGATGGTGATTCCAATGAAACAAATCAACCCCTAAAGTGGAATAtaaatcatttccacaaacaaaaG ATAGAACATCTCACCACCCTTTGTGAGTTGAATTTTGATTATTGTATTCATTTGAGGTCATTTCCTCAAGGGATAAAAAGTCTCACAACACTCAAGAACCTATACATTCTAAGATGCCCACATTTGGAAAAGTGGTGCAACTAA